In the Flavobacterium sp. J372 genome, one interval contains:
- a CDS encoding DinB family protein, which translates to MSTTPIITKDQLLKHWLGHRDLTRRVIEKFPEREFFEFSVGGMRPMSELTAELMAVGPAGIKAIATNDTTAPFEHAAFKTKAEYLEQWDKDTETINRYWPEVGEERFPEMFNLFGQYNFPILWNIMYFIDNEIHHRGQGFVYLRALGIEPPFFWDRP; encoded by the coding sequence ATGAGCACAACACCAATCATCACCAAAGACCAATTACTGAAACATTGGCTGGGCCACCGCGACCTTACCCGACGCGTTATTGAGAAATTCCCTGAGCGTGAATTCTTCGAGTTTTCTGTGGGGGGCATGAGGCCAATGTCCGAACTCACCGCCGAACTTATGGCTGTGGGCCCTGCCGGAATAAAAGCCATCGCGACAAACGATACAACGGCACCCTTTGAGCATGCCGCGTTCAAGACCAAGGCCGAATACCTGGAGCAGTGGGACAAAGACACCGAAACCATAAACCGATACTGGCCTGAGGTGGGCGAGGAGCGCTTCCCGGAGATGTTTAACCTGTTCGGGCAATACAACTTCCCGATTTTGTGGAACATCATGTATTTTATCGATAACGAGATTCACCACCGCGGGCAAGGCTTTGTGTATCTCAGGGCGCTGGGCATAGAGCCACCTTTCTTCTGGGACAGGCCGTAA
- a CDS encoding addiction module protein, translating to MDSVNLNIRLNLDQLLQAVKQLSPKDKLKVNDAIWDDSTDIPKAHQQLVMSRIEAAKQDPNRMLDWDEVAKFL from the coding sequence ATGGATTCTGTAAACTTAAACATCAGGCTAAACCTTGACCAGCTTCTTCAAGCTGTAAAGCAGTTATCACCAAAAGACAAACTTAAGGTGAATGATGCTATTTGGGATGATTCGACTGACATCCCGAAAGCACACCAGCAACTGGTTATGAGCAGAATTGAAGCTGCGAAACAAGACCCAAACAGAATGCTTGATTGGGACGAAGTTGCAAAATTTCTATAG
- a CDS encoding anti-phage dCTP deaminase → MEALQLNQSGNTRVDNRSTSQRVKETFTDEIVIGICSQIGAKKQLVIDELEKCLKEYEYTIENIKLSDFINGFITQPSLQIGRTQHFSTLAQKIETGNSLRKKFGEDYLSNLAITKIANEKREFFNIKTQEDSTKIKSRRVCYIIDSIKHMSELNTFKDVYKDIFYLMSIYTPKEERISNLSAKQLSQDEAETLIDKDQYESNQYGQQVREVFVNADFFLRVDKNTEPELEKKVQRYVNLIFGYGIETPTLEERAMYEAKSAAVNSACLSRQVGASIMSSDGSLLSTGWNDVPKFGGNLYTCDSDTDNRCYVIGHCHNDSNKTSLVKYILEDIKANLDLNTILPIGNNIENEKHLEVKNKLLTFIKGSLDNSGIKNLIEFSRSVHAEMHAIINAGHMSGDKIKGGILFCTTYPCHSCARHIIAAGITKVYYIEPYVKSKAPELHNDSITEDEKITTKVQLLVFDGVSPRRYLNFLIKIGRERN, encoded by the coding sequence ATGGAAGCCTTACAACTAAATCAAAGCGGCAACACAAGAGTTGATAACAGAAGTACGTCACAAAGAGTTAAGGAAACATTTACTGATGAAATTGTAATTGGAATTTGCTCACAAATAGGCGCAAAAAAACAATTAGTAATAGACGAATTAGAAAAGTGTCTTAAGGAATATGAGTATACTATTGAAAACATAAAATTAAGTGACTTTATAAATGGTTTCATCACTCAGCCATCTTTACAAATTGGTAGAACACAACACTTTTCAACATTAGCTCAAAAAATAGAAACTGGCAATAGTTTACGTAAAAAATTTGGTGAGGACTATTTATCAAATTTGGCTATAACCAAAATCGCCAATGAAAAAAGAGAATTTTTTAATATAAAAACACAAGAAGATAGTACCAAAATAAAATCTCGAAGAGTGTGTTATATTATTGACTCAATTAAACATATGAGTGAATTAAATACATTCAAGGATGTTTATAAAGACATCTTTTATTTAATGAGTATTTACACTCCAAAAGAGGAAAGAATCTCAAATTTATCAGCAAAGCAATTAAGTCAAGATGAGGCAGAAACTCTTATTGATAAAGATCAATATGAATCAAATCAATATGGTCAACAGGTACGCGAAGTATTTGTAAATGCAGATTTCTTTTTACGCGTTGATAAAAATACAGAACCAGAACTGGAAAAGAAAGTTCAAAGATATGTAAATCTAATTTTTGGATACGGAATAGAAACACCTACGTTAGAAGAGCGTGCAATGTACGAGGCAAAATCAGCAGCCGTTAATTCTGCCTGCTTATCTCGGCAAGTAGGGGCTTCTATAATGTCAAGCGACGGCAGTTTATTATCAACTGGTTGGAATGATGTTCCAAAGTTCGGCGGTAATTTATACACTTGTGATAGTGACACTGATAATAGATGTTATGTAATAGGACATTGCCATAATGATAGTAATAAGACATCACTGGTTAAATATATACTTGAAGATATTAAAGCAAATCTCGATTTAAATACAATTTTACCAATTGGGAATAATATAGAAAATGAAAAACATTTGGAAGTTAAAAATAAGTTACTTACTTTTATAAAAGGTTCTTTGGATAATTCTGGAATAAAAAATTTAATAGAGTTCTCAAGATCGGTCCACGCAGAGATGCATGCTATTATCAATGCTGGTCATATGAGTGGTGATAAAATTAAAGGTGGAATACTTTTTTGTACAACCTATCCTTGTCACAGTTGCGCTCGTCACATCATTGCTGCAGGAATAACAAAAGTTTATTATATAGAGCCATATGTAAAAAGTAAAGCTCCTGAACTGCATAACGACTCTATTACTGAAGATGAAAAAATCACAACTAAAGTTCAGTTATTAGTATTTGATGGTGTGTCACCACGCAGATATTTAAACTTTTTAATCAAAATAGGCCGAGAAAGAAATTAG
- a CDS encoding T9SS sorting signal type C domain-containing protein: protein MKKILLSATHRIDLTIVLMLLMSIGIFAQSPGTTVVTPNTSVTFRTVITITGTGLTNYTVRFNNSGTDATLISRTNTQILVAVPSFTVTAPATTTSLTLNLRRNSVNYPVASLTYHAPSNTVVNNAKVSRLYTDWQGYWTSNNTTTVLANQPDRQHSLTALEYGGITYSTGVADAVLSAKGISYTAADFKALPVNSISGTTPSSSGASNYFAMASKMDGSASSAIATAPEVAGRKAKDVLIDGIKGLGIGTGMTNMSTSSIFEFVVSDIAESRINDGEPDLVVSQVAEPTSGDNDIYCFVDSNGNIVGRPVSVTMQNIPAIGTYKLDLFNITFNSTYDVATLTNSAGISNTNTTRPIRLVGYKLSDFGITAENMESIAGFKIMPSGISDPAFIAYNANSMLIPSPKINTQPTSVVACTGTGTSTSFTVNATGINLTYQWKKNGVSLVNGGNISGATTATLNITNVSASDVAFYTCEVTNAAGSVLSNEAYLNTIIAVQPIDNTACLNVTGPYVEVIANGLNLTYQWYSNTTASNTGGTLIPGATNYYYVPPVNAAGITYYYVVIDNNGLGCVRETSTAAKFTVGTAATSGNSYIGGTAGVNNNITTTAICSGTTVTLRNTGSTGTNPTYLWEQSTDGIGGWNTVTGGTGSTTVAYTTPALTETTYYRMRVKTASCEVYSNILKVSVGAEAGVIEASSKVICTGTSTTVSVTGSTTTIQWQQSTNGTTWVNVTGGSGATTETYTTPVLTSTTYYRTIVTGVACSNPNSDPIQVIVNPGPVAGTVSANKSICTGTSTTVRLTGATGTIQWQVSSDNNSFTDIPGATNDVYTTGVLTQTRYYRAIVTAVGCSSTSTSAVTTVTVSSPAVIGSVSSSSTICAGNSTVLSATGVTGTPRWQQSPDGVSNWVNTTSGTGGSTLSYTTPALTSTSYYRLRATNGGCVEYSQTITVTVTPISAGTAGSNQSVCTGGTATVTVSGTTGSIQWQQSADGSTGWANVTGGSGATTASYTTPALSSQTYYRALVTNGSCSVTSGVITVSISTPTAGTASGTTTICSGSTANLSLSGNTGSIQWQQSANGTTGWATVTGGSGATTANYTTAALTSTTYYRAQLTNGSCTAESNVITVTVTNISAGTAGSNQAICSGNTATVSVSGTVGNIQWQQSADGLTNWTSVTGGSGATTASYTTGALTATTYYRAQVTNGACSVTSGVITVSVSSVTTGTASGSTSLCPGVTTTLSLSGHSGNIQWQQSSDGLTNWVNVTGGTGATSASYTTAAMNSTTYYRAQVTSGSCASASNVVTVSRNNNFIWNGSVSSDWHNPANWSCNAIPTLVDNAIIPQQTNQPIVSQNIMAYAKTLDIQAGAILTINIMRNITVQDGIAVASTGNMIVNNRANLVQITENSSNNTGNINVKRNSSQLYRQDYTLWSSPVTGQKLFQFSPLTLPDRFYTYRDSARLYMKVPNLSAQSTTTFTKGVAYLIRMPNGNSTPGYNAGTTAITLNQQFTGVPNNGIIHIPVVHEWTPQSPVAISNYGYNGVGNPYPSTINIHSFIDANSAPNNDVLETGTLYFWRKKNNNNNTSYTAINKAGYVENGAEGGNVGAGFIEGDEANWVINPGQGFIVQTKVGANHIEFNNTMRRAVNNSQFFRNTQQPVVLSRIWLNLTSSTGVYAQTLVGYSNATTDGFDFGYDSPLFTDGVAAIYTKGAGKDLSIQAKGVFADADVVPLHYRINTAGQYTISLHKKDGLFADGQNVYLRDNQTNTVQDLNAGSYTFTAGEGVTENRFDVIYVTDGVLGTTNPQLNDKAIVAFKDNGILKVSTEGHDLDNVKVFDIRGRLLTEKKAINSSSTALEGFTAQEQMLILQVRTKDGAIVSKKVIF from the coding sequence ATGAAGAAAATTTTACTTTCTGCTACACACCGTATTGACCTGACTATTGTGCTAATGCTGCTTATGAGCATAGGCATATTTGCTCAAAGCCCGGGCACAACTGTTGTTACTCCTAACACCAGTGTTACATTCCGCACGGTTATAACAATTACCGGAACGGGCCTTACCAACTATACCGTAAGGTTCAACAATAGCGGAACTGATGCAACCCTCATCAGTAGAACTAATACACAGATTCTTGTAGCTGTACCATCATTTACTGTTACAGCGCCGGCAACCACTACAAGTTTAACCTTAAACCTCAGGAGGAATAGTGTAAACTATCCGGTTGCATCACTTACTTACCATGCACCCAGTAATACCGTGGTTAACAATGCAAAGGTTTCCAGGCTTTATACAGACTGGCAGGGCTACTGGACCAGTAACAACACTACAACTGTACTTGCAAACCAGCCTGACAGGCAACACAGCCTTACAGCGCTTGAATATGGAGGTATTACGTATTCTACAGGCGTGGCCGACGCAGTGCTTTCAGCAAAAGGCATAAGTTATACGGCTGCGGATTTTAAAGCGTTACCTGTAAACAGTATATCAGGTACAACTCCGTCAAGTTCAGGTGCATCAAACTATTTCGCAATGGCATCAAAAATGGATGGCAGTGCAAGCAGCGCGATAGCCACAGCACCTGAAGTTGCGGGCCGTAAAGCAAAAGATGTTCTTATTGACGGTATTAAAGGCCTTGGTATTGGAACAGGTATGACAAATATGAGCACCAGCTCTATTTTTGAGTTTGTAGTTAGTGATATTGCTGAAAGCCGCATAAATGATGGTGAACCTGACCTTGTGGTATCTCAGGTTGCAGAACCAACGTCAGGCGACAATGACATATATTGTTTTGTAGATAGTAATGGTAATATCGTGGGCCGCCCGGTATCGGTTACCATGCAAAACATACCGGCAATCGGTACTTACAAACTTGACCTTTTCAATATTACTTTCAACTCTACTTATGATGTTGCCACTCTTACCAATTCAGCAGGTATAAGTAACACCAACACCACCCGCCCAATAAGGCTTGTAGGTTATAAACTTTCTGATTTTGGAATCACAGCTGAAAACATGGAAAGTATTGCCGGCTTTAAAATCATGCCGAGCGGTATTAGCGATCCTGCATTTATTGCCTACAATGCAAATTCAATGCTTATCCCATCACCAAAAATAAATACTCAACCAACATCAGTAGTAGCTTGTACGGGAACAGGCACAAGCACTTCATTTACTGTAAATGCAACAGGGATAAACCTTACCTACCAATGGAAGAAAAATGGGGTATCGCTTGTAAATGGGGGCAATATAAGCGGCGCCACAACAGCCACACTCAACATTACAAACGTATCAGCTTCTGATGTTGCCTTCTACACATGTGAAGTTACCAATGCGGCAGGCTCTGTATTAAGTAATGAAGCTTATCTAAATACTATAATTGCAGTACAGCCTATAGATAACACTGCATGTTTGAATGTAACCGGGCCTTATGTGGAAGTTATTGCCAATGGTTTAAACCTTACCTACCAATGGTACTCTAATACGACTGCCAGCAACACAGGCGGAACACTTATACCTGGCGCTACCAATTATTACTATGTACCGCCTGTAAATGCAGCAGGAATTACATATTATTATGTGGTAATTGATAATAATGGCCTTGGCTGTGTGAGAGAAACATCTACAGCTGCTAAATTTACTGTAGGCACAGCGGCAACCAGCGGAAACTCTTATATTGGAGGCACAGCCGGAGTTAACAACAACATTACAACTACTGCAATATGTTCGGGCACAACAGTTACACTTCGCAATACAGGAAGTACAGGAACTAACCCCACTTATTTATGGGAGCAGTCAACCGACGGAATCGGCGGATGGAACACAGTTACCGGTGGTACAGGTTCAACTACAGTAGCCTATACTACACCTGCGCTAACAGAAACCACTTATTATAGGATGCGTGTAAAAACAGCATCTTGCGAGGTTTATTCTAATATACTCAAAGTTAGCGTAGGAGCTGAAGCCGGTGTTATTGAAGCATCAAGCAAAGTTATCTGTACCGGTACATCAACTACGGTTTCAGTTACCGGCTCAACTACTACAATACAGTGGCAGCAATCTACAAACGGTACAACATGGGTAAATGTTACCGGCGGAAGCGGTGCTACAACAGAAACCTATACAACACCCGTACTTACATCAACAACGTATTACAGGACTATCGTAACAGGAGTTGCATGTTCAAACCCAAATTCAGACCCTATACAGGTTATTGTAAACCCGGGACCTGTAGCAGGAACAGTATCTGCAAACAAAAGTATTTGTACAGGTACATCAACAACTGTAAGGCTTACAGGCGCAACAGGCACAATACAATGGCAGGTATCTTCTGACAATAACAGCTTTACAGATATACCTGGGGCTACCAATGACGTTTACACCACAGGTGTGCTTACCCAAACAAGATACTATAGGGCTATTGTTACAGCCGTAGGATGCTCATCAACATCTACATCAGCAGTTACTACAGTAACCGTAAGTTCACCGGCAGTAATAGGTTCAGTATCATCAAGCAGTACTATTTGTGCGGGTAATTCAACTGTACTTTCTGCAACCGGTGTTACAGGAACACCACGCTGGCAGCAGTCTCCCGACGGTGTATCTAACTGGGTTAATACTACAAGCGGAACTGGCGGAAGCACACTCAGCTACACCACACCTGCATTAACATCTACATCATACTACAGGCTGCGTGCCACAAATGGCGGATGTGTTGAATATTCTCAGACCATTACGGTAACCGTTACTCCAATATCAGCAGGTACAGCAGGCAGCAACCAAAGTGTGTGTACTGGCGGTACAGCAACCGTTACAGTAAGCGGCACTACCGGCAGCATACAATGGCAGCAATCTGCAGACGGAAGCACAGGATGGGCAAACGTAACCGGCGGAAGCGGTGCAACTACTGCCAGCTATACTACACCCGCACTTTCTTCACAAACCTATTACAGGGCATTGGTTACAAACGGCTCATGCAGCGTAACATCAGGCGTTATTACAGTGAGCATAAGCACGCCTACAGCCGGCACAGCATCAGGTACAACTACCATCTGTTCAGGCAGTACAGCTAATCTTTCGCTTTCGGGCAATACAGGTTCTATACAGTGGCAACAGAGTGCGAACGGCACCACAGGCTGGGCTACTGTTACTGGCGGAAGCGGTGCTACAACTGCAAATTACACCACTGCTGCACTAACCTCAACAACTTATTACAGGGCACAGCTTACAAATGGGTCTTGCACGGCAGAATCAAACGTGATAACCGTAACAGTAACTAATATTTCTGCAGGTACTGCAGGAAGCAACCAAGCAATTTGTAGTGGTAATACTGCCACAGTTAGTGTAAGTGGTACAGTGGGCAATATACAATGGCAACAGTCGGCAGACGGATTAACTAACTGGACAAGTGTAACCGGTGGCAGCGGCGCAACAACAGCGAGCTATACAACCGGCGCATTGACAGCCACTACGTACTATAGGGCACAGGTAACAAACGGCGCATGCAGCGTTACATCAGGAGTTATTACTGTGAGTGTTAGCAGCGTTACAACAGGTACTGCTTCGGGCAGCACATCATTGTGCCCGGGTGTTACAACTACACTTAGCTTATCTGGCCATTCAGGCAACATACAGTGGCAACAGTCTTCTGACGGTCTTACCAACTGGGTTAATGTAACCGGAGGTACCGGTGCTACATCGGCCAGCTACACTACAGCTGCTATGAACAGCACTACTTATTACAGGGCACAGGTAACAAGCGGCTCATGCGCATCAGCATCAAACGTTGTTACAGTATCAAGGAACAATAACTTTATCTGGAACGGAAGCGTGAGCAGTGACTGGCATAATCCTGCCAACTGGTCTTGTAATGCAATACCAACTCTTGTTGACAATGCTATAATACCGCAGCAAACCAACCAGCCAATAGTTTCGCAAAACATTATGGCTTACGCCAAAACTCTTGACATACAGGCAGGTGCCATACTTACCATAAACATCATGAGGAATATTACGGTGCAGGACGGTATTGCAGTAGCTTCTACAGGAAACATGATTGTAAACAACAGGGCAAACCTTGTACAGATAACAGAGAACAGCAGCAACAACACGGGTAATATTAACGTTAAACGCAACAGCAGCCAGCTGTACAGGCAAGACTATACATTGTGGTCATCACCTGTTACCGGCCAGAAACTGTTCCAGTTCTCACCGCTTACATTACCGGATCGTTTTTATACTTACCGTGACTCTGCAAGGCTGTATATGAAAGTTCCAAATCTTAGCGCACAGTCAACCACAACATTTACAAAAGGTGTTGCTTACCTTATACGTATGCCAAACGGCAACTCAACACCAGGGTATAATGCAGGCACAACCGCTATTACATTAAACCAGCAATTTACCGGTGTGCCTAACAATGGTATAATACATATACCTGTAGTTCATGAATGGACACCTCAAAGCCCTGTGGCGATATCAAATTATGGGTATAATGGTGTAGGTAATCCTTACCCTTCAACCATCAACATTCATAGTTTTATTGATGCAAACAGCGCTCCTAACAATGATGTGCTTGAAACAGGTACACTATATTTCTGGAGAAAGAAAAACAATAACAACAACACCAGCTACACGGCCATTAATAAGGCAGGTTATGTGGAGAATGGTGCTGAAGGCGGTAACGTTGGTGCAGGATTTATTGAAGGCGACGAAGCTAACTGGGTAATTAACCCGGGACAAGGATTTATCGTACAGACAAAAGTTGGCGCTAACCATATTGAATTTAACAACACTATGAGAAGGGCGGTAAACAACAGCCAGTTCTTCCGTAATACTCAGCAGCCTGTTGTATTGTCAAGAATATGGCTGAACCTGACATCTTCAACCGGCGTTTATGCACAAACACTTGTAGGATATTCTAATGCAACTACAGATGGGTTTGACTTTGGTTATGACTCGCCATTGTTTACAGATGGTGTTGCTGCGATATATACAAAAGGTGCAGGAAAAGACCTTTCGATACAGGCAAAGGGTGTGTTTGCTGATGCAGATGTTGTGCCGCTTCATTACAGGATAAACACAGCCGGCCAATATACTATAAGCCTTCATAAAAAAGACGGTTTGTTTGCCGATGGCCAAAATGTTTACCTGCGTGACAACCAGACAAACACAGTACAAGACCTGAATGCCGGCAGCTATACTTTTACAGCCGGTGAAGGTGTTACAGAAAATCGTTTTGATGTAATTTATGTAACCGACGGGGTTTTGGGTACAACAAACCCTCAGCTTAACGATAAAGCAATTGTTGCATTTAAAGACAACGGCATCCTGAAGGTTTCTACTGAAGGACATGACCTTGACAACGTAAAAGTTTTTGATATACGCGGAAGGCTGCTTACTGAGAAAAAAGCAATCAACAGCAGTTCAACAGCACTTGAAGGCTTTACAGCGCAGGAGCAAATGCTTATACTTCAGGTTCGCACTAAAGATGGTGCAATCGTAAGCAAGAAAGTGATTTTCTAA